CTCGAAGACCAGCGCTCCGGTCAGTCGCTGCTGCGGGAGCAGGTGGAGGAGGGGGACATCGCCGATGTGGTGGCCCGCTGGACCGGCATCCCCGTGCAACGGCTGCTGGCGGGGGAACGCCAGAAGCTGCTGGAGCTCGAAAGCCGACTCGGGGAGCGGGTGATCGGCCAGCCCGAGGCGGTCACCGCCGTGGCCGCCGCCATCCGCCGCGCCCGGGCCGGCATGCAGGACCCCCGCCGGCCCGTGGGCTCGTTTCTGTTCCTCGGGCCCACCGGCGTGGGCAAGACCGAACTGGCCAAGTCCCTGGCGGCGGCCCTGTTCGATGAGACCGAGGCCCTGGTGCGGCTCGACATGAGCGAGTACATGGAGCGCAACGCCGTGGCCCGCCTGCTGGGGGCGCCGCCGGGCTATGTGGGTTACGAGGAGGGGGGGCAGCTCACCGAGGCGGTGCGCCAGCGTCCCTATGCGGTGCTGCTGCTCGATGAGGTGGAGAAGGCCCACCCGGACGTGTTCAACGTGCTGCTGCAGGTGCTCGACGACGGCCGCCTGACCGATTCCCAGGGCCGCACGGTCGATTTCCGCCACACGGTGGTGGTGATGACCAGCAACCTGGCCAGTCGGGCGATTCTCGAATTCGGGCGCAGCGGCGACGGGGCCGCCCTCGATGCCGCCGTGGAGCGGGCCCTAGCCGATCAGTTCCGGCCGGAGTTCCTCAACCGCATTGATGAGGTGATTCGTTTCCGACCCCTGCGGCCCGAAGATCTGCAGCGGATCGTGCGCCTGCAGTTGGCGGAGCTGGCTCAGTTGCTGGCGGACCAGGGACTGGAGTTGCAGGTGGACGAGTCCCTGGTGGCCCGCCTGGCCGCCCAGGGTTACGAGCCCGAGTACGGGGCCAGGCCCCTGAGGCGCCTGCTGCGCCGTCAGATTGAGAACCCGCTGGCCACGGCCCTGCTGGCCGAGACCTTCAGCGGCGCCAGGGGCGTTCGGGTGCAGGCATCCGCTGACCCGGCGGAGCCGCTGTGTTTCATCCCCCTGGGGCCAGAGCGTGAGGACGTCCGGTAGGGTGATCGTTTGCCGGTACGACTGATCGCACCGGTGCGCCAGCGCCTGTGACCCTCCAAACGCCCGAAGACACGGCCAAAACCCCCGCCGCGCCAGCGGCGCCGGCCGATTCCGGCGGTTTCGCCGCCGCCACTGTGGAGGAGTTGCGCAAGGTGGTCTGGCCCAGCCGCCAACAGCTGTTCAGCGAGTCGGTGGCCGTGATCTTGATGGTCAGCCTTTCGGCGGCCGCGATCGCCGCCGTTGATCGCTTCTTCGGTTGGGGGTCCACCCAGATCTTCCGCTGATCGCCTCGCCCGCTGTCCCCTTCCCGCTGCGCCTCCCCGTTCTGAACTCCGTGTCCGAAGCCCAACTCGCCACCTCTGATCTCTCCGCCGGCGATGAGCCCTTCGAGGAGATCGCCTCGCCGGGCCAACTGATCGACCTGAGCGAAGCGCCTTCCGGTGATGGGGCCGGCGAAGGGGCCTCCGAGGGCAAGAAGACCGTGGCGCGCTGGTATGCGGTCCAGGTGGCCTCCAGCTGCGAGAAGAAGGTCAAGGCCACCCTGGAGCAGCGGGCCGTCACCCTCGGCGTGGACAGCCGCATCCTGGAGATCGAGATTCCCCAGACCCCGGCCATCAAGATCAAGAAGGACGGCAACCGCCAGAGCACCGAGGAAAAGGTGTTCCCCGGCTACGTGCTGGTGCGCATGGTCCTCGACGAGGACACGATGATGGCGGTGCGCAGCACCCCCAACGTGATCAATTTCGTGGGGGCCGAGGAGCGGCGCGCCACGGGCCGGGTGCGCGGCCACATCAAGCCCCGCCCCCTGAGCCGCACGGAGGTGGACCGCATCTTCAAGCGCGCCGCCGAGAAGAAGGCCGTGGTCAAGTTCGACCTCACCGAGGGCGACCAGATTCTCGTCACCGCCGGTCCGTTCAAGGACTTCCAGGGCGAGGTGATCGAAGTCTCCGGTGAGCGCAGCAAGCTCAAGGCCCTGCTCTCGATCTTCGGCCGGGAAACCCCGGTCGAGCTGGAGTTCGCCCAGATCAGCAAACAGAGCTGAAGCCCAGCGGCCGCCTCCCTGCGGAGGGTGGCCGTCCATCGCACGCCGTTCCCTTCGGGTCGGCGATCCGCAGACCGTCCCGACGTCCCCCTAGGGAAGTCCCCGTTCCCCAGCCCAGCCGATGGCCAAGAAAGTCGTAGCCGTGATCAAGCTGGCCCTCAATGCCGGCAAAGCCAACCCCGCACCGCCCGTGGGCCCTGCCCTCGGCCAGCACGGGGTCAACATCATGGCGTTCTGCAAGGAGTACAACGCCCGCACCCAGGACAAGGCCGGCTATGTGATTCCGGTGGAGATCTCGGTCTTCGAAGACCGCAGCTTCACCTTCATCACCAAGACCCCGCCCGCCTCCGTCTTGATCTCCAAGGCGGCCGGCATCGAGAAGGGTGCCGCCACCTCCGCCAAGGGTTCCGTGGGTGCCATCAGCCGCGCCCAGCTCGAGGAGATCGCCCGCACCAAACTGCCCGATCTCAACACCTCCAGCCTCGAGTCCGCCCAGCGCATCATCGAAGGCACCGCCCGCAACATGGGCGTCGCCATCAGCGACTGAGCCTGATCCGGCGAGCTCCGGCCCGCCCGATCTTCAACGTTCCTTTCATCCACCTCACCGGGGGAGACCGCCCAACGGTCGATTGCACCCCACCACCTGCCATGCCAAAGATCTCCAAGCGACTGTCCGCGCTCCACGCCCAGGTCGAAGACCGCGTCTACACCCCCGAGGAGGCGGTGCAACTGGTGAAAGACACCGCCACCGCCAAGTTCGACGAAACGATCGAAGCCCACGTGCGCCTGGGCATCGATCCCAAGTACACCGACCAGCAGCTGCGCACCACCGTGGCGCTGCCGAACGGCACCGGCCAGAACATTCGCATCGCCGTGATCGCCCGCGGTGAGAAGGTGGCCGAGGCCAAGGCGGCCGGCGCCGACCTCGCCGGTGACGACGAACTCGTGGACGCCATCGCCGCCGGCCAGATGGACTTTGACCTGCTGATCGCCACCCCGGACATGATGCCCAAGGTGGCCAAGCTCGGCCGTGTCCTCGGCCCCCGGGGTCTGATGCCGAACCCGAAGGCCGGCACCGTGGCCACTGACCTGGCCGGAGCGATCAAAGAATTCAAGGCGGGCAAGCTGGAATTCCGCGCCGATCGCACCGGCATCGTGCACGTGCGCTTCGGCAAGGCCAGCTTCAGCGTTGAGAAACTGCTGGAGAACCTCAAGGCCCTGCAGGAAACGATTGATCGCCAGAAACCCAGCGGTGCCAAGGGCCGCTACTGGAAGAGCCTTTACCTCTCCTCCACCATGGGCCCCTCGGTGCAGGTGGACGTCGCCCTCCTGCAGGAGATCAAGCAGGAGAGCTGATTGGCCCGGGTACGTCACCCTGTAGGGTGATCAACTGGCTCAGGCCAGAAACGGGCACGCGCCCGACCCAAGACAGCAGGTTTCCCTTAAATCCTGCCGAGGTGCACGCGAAGGTTTTTCCCCCATGGGGCGGATCATCACGCGGCCTCGCTTCCCTTCCAAGGGAGGTTCCCATGGCCGCGTGCCCAGCTTGTTCCCCCGATCCGTTCCACACCTATGGGCCGCACGCTGGAGAGCAAGCAACAGATCGTCGAAGAGCTCAAAGGGCTCCTCGGTGAGGCCGACATGGCGCTGGTTCTTGATTACAAGGGCCTGACCATCAAGGAGATGTCTGATCTGCGGACCCGTCTGCAGGCCAGCAACGGCATTTGCAAGGTGACCAAAAACACCTTGATCCGCCGTGCCATTGATGGTGACGCTGTTTGGTCGGAACTCGATTCCCTGCTCACGGGCACCAATGCCTTCGTCCTGATCAAGGGCGATGTCGGCGGTGCCGTCAAGGCCGTTCAGTCCTTCCAGAAGGACACGAAGAAATCGGAAGTCAAAGGAGGCCTCTACGAGGGCAAACTCCTTTCCCAGTCCGATGTTCAGGCCATTGGTGAGCTGCCTTCCAAGGAGGCGCTGCTGGCTCAGATCGCAGGTGCGATCAACGCCGTGGCCGCCAAGGTGGCTGTGGGCATCAACGAGGTTCCGGCCGGTCTTGCCCGGGCGCTGAAGGCCCACGCCGAATCCGGCGACAGCTGAATCCTGGCTCCGGCTTCGCCGGGCCGGGCCCCAAGAGTTCGACCGATCCCCCTGTTCCCCAACAGATCTGTTGCTGATCCCCCCTAACCATGTCCCCAAAAACCGACACCATTCTCGAATCGCTCAAGGCGCTCTCCCTGCTGGAGGCCTCTGAGCTCGTCAAGCAGATCGAAGAGGCCTTCGGCGTCTCCGCAGCCCCCTCCGCCGGTGCGGTCGTGGTGGCTGCCGCCGCCGTTGCCGAGCCCGTCGAAGAGCAGACCGAATTTGACGTGATCCTCGACGGCTTCGACCCCGCCGCCAAGATCAAGGTCCTCAAGGCCGTCCGCGAGGCCACCGGCCTCGGCCTGGGCGAAGCCAAGGCCCTCGTGGAAGCCGCTCCCACTCCGATCAAGGAAGGCATCGCCAAGGGCGACGCCGAAACGATCAAGAAGGCCGTGGAAGAAGTCGGCGGCAAGGTCACCATCAAGTGATCTCCGGCCCGGCGGGGGCCTTCGCCCCCGTCAGCTCTTCTGGTTGCCTTCGCCGGCCCTGCGGGGCCGGCTTTTTCATGGCCCGCCGCCCCACTGCTCCAGTGCGCAGACAAAAAAAAGCCCCGCCGAAGGCAGGGCTCTGAGATTGGAACGATCCTGGGAGTCTTTCCTCGTTTCGACCCCGGGAGAGCGTTCCGCACTCCTCACACGCACAGACCTTACCGAGAGGGGATGGGGGCGCCCACCTGGGGCGGACGCTATGGCAACTGTCCGCACTCCTGGAGGGGCTCACGGCCGGAAGGGGATCACCCGCAGGCTGATCGGTCCACTGCCGTAGCCCGCTCGGCCCGGGCTCAAGGCTGTGGCCGTCTCCGCAGGCCTGGAGAGTTGGCTGAGGCTGCCGTCGCTGGCGAAGTACATGTGGCTGAGGGTCTGGCCCCCGTAGACCCGGCGGCGCAGCTGCCAGCCGGGCTCCAGTGACATCGCCACGAAGCCGTCCCGGTCCCGGCGCTGCACCGAGCCACGGCCCAGCACCAGATCATTGCTGTTATCGGGGGAGGACCCGAGCAGCTGCAGTTCCTGGCCCCGCTGGCGGAGCAGCAGCCGGTAGCGGCTCGCCAGGTCCACGCCGTTCACCCGCAGGGAATAGCCGTTGCTGTCGATGTAGCGGCTGCAGATGCCGGTGTAGTCAAAACGGGTGAGGGCTGCGTCGATCAGACCATCCGACCGCTGCTGCCAGCAGGCGGGGGCGGGCTGCAGCTGCTCCAGCACGATCAGACTCCAGTCGGATCGGGCCACGGGTTTGGCCAGGATCACAAACCGGGAGGCCTCCACCGGCCGGCTTTCAAACAGGGTGGCGGCCCGGGCCGCCTGCAGGGGCGCAAGCGGCGTGGGGGCCAGCGCCGATCCGCTGGCCAGAAGTGCACCGAGGCCAAGGGCTGCGAGGTAGGTTCGCTGCATGCGACGGACGCCTCTCATCGAGATCGGAACTGCGTTCTACCGAACTTCCCCGCCCCGGCCCAGTGGCCACTGAGGCAGGGCGTGTGGTGACCGCCTCCTGCGACGGTGCCTGCAGCGGCAACCCTGGCCCCGGCGGCTGGGGAGCGTTGCTGCGCTTTGAAGATGGCACCGTGCGGGAGTTCGGCGGTTGGGAGCCGGCCACCACCAACAACCGCATGGAGCTCACCGCGGCCCTGGCGTTGCTGGAAACCCTCGCCGATCTGCCCCGGCACCCCGCGCTGGCGATCCGCACCGACAGCCGTTATCTGATCGATGGCTTCAGCAAGTGGATGGCCGGTTGGAAGCGCAAGGGCTGGCGCACCGCCTCCGGGGGCGCCGTGCTCAACCGCGAGCTCTGGGAGGCCCTCGACCGGGCCCGCCTGGCCGATGTGCCCTTCGTCCATGTCAAGGGCCACAGTGGCGACCCCGACAACGACCGCTGCGACGCCATCGCCGTGGCCTACTCCCGCGGGGGGCGGCCGGCCCTGGCGGGTTCGGCTCCTGCGGCCGAAGGCCCCCCCGCGCCCATCGAGGACCTTGCTCCGGCGCCCCTGCAGGCGCTGCTCAATCGGCTTGAGCTGGCCGATCGACTGGCGCGGGGGGGCTACGGCCTGAGCGCCGTGGAGCTGGCCCAGCTGGTGGAACAGCCGCTGGCCAAGGTGCAGGACCGACAGCGGTCCTGGCGCTGGCGCGATTGGCAGGTGCGGCCCGAGGCTGAAGGCCGTTGGCGGCTGGTGCGGGAGGTGGCCGATGGCTGAGCCGATGCCGCTCTACCGCCGCTGGGTCGGCCCGCTCCTGGCCCGCGATGGGGGCGCCGACGCCGAACAGTTGAGCGTGATCACCCTGGCGGCCCTTGGCCAGGCGGCCCTGCGGCGCCAATGGCCGATCGTGGCGGGCAGCCTGGCGGGGCTTGCGGCGGAGCTCCAGCGCCGCGATCCCCGGCTGGAGCAGACCCTGTTCGGCTGTCGTTTCGCCAACCCGGTGGGGCTGGCGGCCGGTTTCGACAAGAACGGCGTGGCCGCGGCGATCTGGCATGTGTTCGGTTTCGGATTCGCCGAGCTGGGCACGGTCACCTGGCAGGCCCAGGCCGGCAATCCCCGGCCCCGGCTGTTCCGGCTGGCCGCCGAGCGGGCCGCCCTCAACCGCATGGGCTTCAACAACATCGGCGCCGAGGCCGTGCGCCGCACGCTCGAGCGCCAGCAGCTGCCCCCGGCAGGCCAGCGTCCGGCGGTGCTGGGGATCAACCTGGGCAAGTCCCGGGCCACCTCCCTGGAGCTGGCTCCCGATGATTACGCCTCCACCCTGGAGCTGCTCTCGCCCCTGGCGGACTACGCGGTGATCAACGTCAGTTCGCCGAACACACCGGGATTGAGGGAGCTGCAGGAGGAGGTGCAGCTGCGGCGTCTGGTGGAGCGGCTGCGGCGGCTGCCCGCCTGCCCGCCCCTGCTGGTGAAGATCGCCCCTGATCTGGAGGATGACGCCATCGACGCCATCGCCCGCCTGGCCTACGAGGAGGGCCTGGCCGGAGTGATCGCGGTCAACACCAGCCTCAACCGGCTGGGTCTGGAGCAGCGGCGACTCGCCCAGAGCGGCCGCAGCCTGGCGGAGGAGGCGGGGGGACTGAGCGGTGCTCCCCTGCGGGCTCGAGCCCTGGAGGTGATCCGGCGGCTTAGGGCCACAGCGGGGCCGTCGTTGCCTTTGATCGGTGTGGGCGGCATCGATACGCCAGAGGCTGCCTGGGAGCGCATCACCGCCGGAGCCTCCCTGGTGCAGCTCTACACGGGCTGGATCTACCAGGGACCGGCCTTGGTGCCGGCGATTCTTGAGGGCCTCTCAGCACAGCTTGATCGCCACGGATTCCGCGAGATTGGTGAAGCGGTCGGTTGTGGGGTTCCCTGGCGCTGAACTACCGGTACCCTTTGGAGAACTTTGACCACCTGCGGTTTTGGTGCTCTCCGGTGTACAGAATCGACTCAAGCCTCTGAAGGCTTGGCTCTTTCCGCCTCGGGTCCTGCTGGAGGTGGAGGATCGCTGGCTGACACTGTCCGCTTTCCCCTCCGGCAGCCAGCAGCGGCGGGCCACTTTTCTGCAGCGGGTGCCGCTGCCCGCCGGCTCGATCGTGGCCGGCGAACCGCGCCGCACGGAGGCGATCGGCGACCTGATGGGTGATCTGTTGCTCGAGCATGGCCTCACGGGAGCTCGGGTGGTCGCCACGCTCCCCCACCAGGCCACCCAGTGGCGGATGGTGCAGTGGACCACACCGGGCTGGCCGGCGAATCCTGAGAAGGAACTGGAGACACTCAATCCCGATCTCGGCTTGCCCTACCCCCTCACGGCCGCCTATGTCACGCTGTTGCCCCTGCCGCGCAAACAGTCCAGCGAGCCGGCCACCTCGCTCTTGGTGACTGTCCGCCGTGCCGCCGTTCAGTCCTGGATCGAAATCTTCTCCCTGGCGGGCGTGGAGTTGGAGCACTTGGAATCGGCGCAGCTGAGTGAATGGAGGGCCCTGGAACCCTTGCTCAGCGACCTGCCCAGCGGAGCCTTGTTTGTCCAGGTGGAACTCAATGAGGGAGGCAGCCGCTTGGTGCTTTACCGCCATGGGGTGCCGGAGTTCGAGCAGGCGTTGCCGGCGGCGGGCCGTCCGGTGCAGCTGGATCTCAACCAGGAGTTGGTGCAGAAGGTCGAGGGCATCGTTCGCTACTGGCGTGAGCAGGATGCCGCGGTGACGTCCGTGCGGGTGGGGCTTGTGGGAACCTACGCGGAGCGCCAGGATCTGCTCGATCTATTCAGTCAACCGGAGGGCTGGAGCGTGGAGCAGATCGATGCCTACAGGCTTGGATGGATCGATCCACCGGCTGATGCGGGCGAAACGGGCACGCCGTCCGGTGGCCAGTTGCTGCGGGTGGCGGGTCTGCTCCAGGAGGCGCTCAAGCCATGACCCGATCTCCAGGCTCGGTCGATCTGCTGCGCCAACGGCGCCTTGAACTGGGGCTGCCCGAGCGACCGGCGGCCCCCACCGATTCTTCAAGGCTGCTCCTTATGGGGGGTCTCGCCGGGGCCGCCCTGGTGCTTCTGTCCTTGCTGGTTTGGCTGGGATTCCGCTTCCGGTTGCAGGTGTTGGACACCGAGGTGGCCTCTCTAGCCGATGTCCCGGTGCAGGTGAAGGCGCTGAAGGGTGAGCTTGAGGCCTCGATCGGGCGTGTCATCAAATTGAAGGCCGTCAACAAGGGCCTGGTTGAGGGCCTATTGGCGGTGCGTTCGGGCTCGGCGCTGCTCACCCAGCTGTCCTTGATCAACCCCGCCGGAATTCAACTCACCAACGGCGATGTGCAGGGCAACACCCTCACCCTCAAGGGCCTTGCGGCTGATCCGCAGGCGTTCCGCCGCATCAATGCTCTGCAGCTGCAGCTTGCCAATTCTCCCTTGTTCGATGCCTCTACCGCGGAAGTTGTCAAGGTCAGTCGCGAGAAGTCTCCAGTTCAGGCCCAACCTGGGGCCGCCCCTGCCACCCAGGTGACCTTCGAGATGAAGGTGGAGTTCAGTCCCGCAGCCCAGTCCGCCAACTTGGCGGAGCTGCAGCGCCTGGGGGCCGAAGGCATGGCTCAGCGGTTGATCGTTCTTCGCCGTGCGGGGGTGCTCCCATGACCAATCTTCAGGCCCAAGCTTCCAGTCCAGGGCTCACGGGCTTTTTCACCCGCGAGCGGATGCTCGTCGGTGTGCCGGCCGTGATCGGTGGGGTGATCGCCCTGACCTTCGTTGGCTTCGCGGTCGTGCCGCTCGTACAACAAGTCGACAAGGTTCAAAAGCAAGTCGACGATCTTCGCCAGCAGGAGGCCACCCTGCCGCTGCTGCGCAACCAACTGGCGGTGCAGCAGACCAATGAAACCGAGGCACTCAATCTCAGGGCCAAACTTCTTGCTTTGATCGCTGGCAGCGGCAGCATGAAAACCTTCTTGGCCCAACTCAGCGCCGAAGGATTGCGCACCGGTGTGCAACTGGATGCCTATGAACCACTGGTGGCTGTTGCGCCACCCCCAGGCGCTGCGCCCCCGGCACCTGCAGCGCCCCCGGCACCTGCAGCCCCACCGGCGAAGGGGGCGCCAGCGGATCAAGCGGCCCAGCCCGCCGTTCCAGTGGATCCACTGTTGGCACCGGGGATGCAGAAAACCTCGGTGTTGATTGGGGCACGGGGACGCTATCCGCAGGTGTTGGCCTTCCTGCGCCGGCTTGAAAGCTTGAGCCTCTTGGTGGTGCAGAGCGATCTCGTTCTGGGGCTTGAGGATGTCAAGCAAGGGCCGACGCCCGTGCCAGGTTCCACCCTTGTGATCCAGCCACCCGCTCCTCGCACGGTGTTGAAGTTGAATGTGGCGCTTTATTCCAAAGCTCCTGCGCCCTCGGGGGCGAAAAAGCCTTGAATTACTGCTCTTGCCATGGTTCTTCCGTCAGTTCAGCGTTACGATCCGCAGGTTATGGATGTCGTCAGGGTGGTGGTCACTGTGGGTAGTAAGCGCTTGTTTATCTGGGCGGCGGCCACTGCCTTGCCCGTTCTTCAGTTGGGAGCCCCCGGTGGGGCTGCCCTGGCCCAGGCGGTGCCGCTCTCCGTTCAGTCCCAGCCGGCAGCCGAAGGCCTGGTGCTCAAGGCTCGGCGGCTGAGCGATTCGGTTGAGGTGATGATCGAAGGCACGGGCCCGGCGCCGGTGCTGCAGCAGTCCAACAGCGGCGGCCTCTGGTTCGGTCAGTTGGCCACCAGTCAGCCCCTGCGTCTGGGGGCCGGCTCCCAGCGCTTGGCTCTGCCGGAAGCGGGGATCGAATCGATCACCCTGCAGGGATCGGGGGGCAGCTATCAGATCCAGGTCAAGCCCATGGGCGGGGCGCCCCTAGCCCGGCCGCTGGTGAGCGCCGATGGCCGGAACCTGATCCTGTCGTTCTCGGCCAATGCCCAGGCGACCACGGTCAGCGGACGGCTTGATCTCAATGCCCCTGGCCGGGTGCCCCAGAGCGTGTTTGCTCCCCCTCTGCAGCCAAGGGCCGTGGCCCCGCCGCTCGGGGACATGGCCGTGGGAAGCATGGTGCTGCGCAACCGCAGCTTCGTGAATGTGAGCGGCCCCCGTGTCACCCTCACCCTGCGCAACGCACCGGCCAAGGATGCCCTGATGGCTCTGGCCCAGATGGGCAATTACGGCTTCGTCTTCGTGGATGATGCCCAGGCAGGGGGAGCGCCAGCCCCTTCGCGCGCTGTATCGATTGCCTTCCGCAATGAAAGCTATCCCAGAGCATTGAATTCTGTGCTCCTCGCCGCTGGCCTCCAAGGCAAGCTCGAAGGCAGCATGATTGTTGCTGGACCGAATGTATCCGGTAAATCCTTCGGATCGCAGATTTCGAAGATCTATCGCCTGAATCAGGCGTCTTCAGCATCGGCGGCGAATTACCTCGCCAGTCTTGGTGCCACTGTCACCAAAGTCACCACGGTGACCACGGCGGTGGCCCAGGGCGTGGACCAAGCCAACCAGGTGGCCGGAGGCTCGGCCACCTCACAGACCACCACCTCTTCCCAGCAGACGGTTGAGTCTTACGGGGCAGGCAGCGGCCCCCTCCGTGGTTTGATCGGCACGACGGATTCGCGCTTGGGCACGATCACTTTGATCGGTGATTCTGGTGTCGTGGCCATTGCTGAGAATTACCTCAGGCAGTTGGATCTGCGTCAGCGGCAGGTGGCGCTGTCCGTCAAGATCCTGGATGTCACACTGGATAACGACGCTACTATTTCCAATAGCTTTGCTTTCCGCTACGGGAACAATTTTATCGTCAATGACAATGGCCAGATGCTTGGGGCGTTTGGTCGGCTTCTCCCTCCAAGTACGGCGCTTGGACTTAGCGCTTTCGATGCACCGCGCGCTTTTGCCACCGCAGGAGCCCCTCCTAATCCTGGCCTCCAGTATCCAAGGGACAACTTCTTTGATTTTGTGAATGCCACAATCACAGCACGAAGCACCAAAGTTCTAGCTAGCCCAACCCTGATCCTCAGTGAGAATCAGGACGAAATCAAAGGCGGTGCTGAGGTTTCGGCGGCCTTGGCCACTGCCGGAGGTTCATCTAGCAGCTCCAGCTCCAGTGGCAGTGGCCTCTCCGGTACCACAGGAGGTGCGACCATTGGCCGTCCGCGCTCGAACGAGTCCTATGTGACCGTTGGAGAGCAGGTAATCACGAATTACACGGTGACAACCGGCACCCAAGGCAACGGCAACTCCTGTGAACCTGAGTTTGGCATCGCGGGTCTCACCTTTGGCGCTCGGGTCTCGAAGATTGATGACAATGGCTTTGTCACTTTCACGCTTTCCCCTCAGATTTCTGCCACCACACGACAGCAGAACGTTGCCGGCTGTGGGTTGATCGATATTCTTTCGATCCGTAGATTGGATACGGGTAGTGCCCGGGTTCGAGATGGGCAGACACTGATCCTTACGGGTGTCATTTCCGACTCTGATACACAACTCGTCAGCAAATGGCCCATTCTTGGTGACATCCCGTTGATTGGGCAGTTCTTCC
The window above is part of the Cyanobium sp. ATX 6F1 genome. Proteins encoded here:
- the secE gene encoding preprotein translocase subunit SecE, which translates into the protein MTLQTPEDTAKTPAAPAAPADSGGFAAATVEELRKVVWPSRQQLFSESVAVILMVSLSAAAIAAVDRFFGWGSTQIFR
- the nusG gene encoding transcription termination/antitermination protein NusG, producing the protein MSEAPSGDGAGEGASEGKKTVARWYAVQVASSCEKKVKATLEQRAVTLGVDSRILEIEIPQTPAIKIKKDGNRQSTEEKVFPGYVLVRMVLDEDTMMAVRSTPNVINFVGAEERRATGRVRGHIKPRPLSRTEVDRIFKRAAEKKAVVKFDLTEGDQILVTAGPFKDFQGEVIEVSGERSKLKALLSIFGRETPVELEFAQISKQS
- the rplK gene encoding 50S ribosomal protein L11, coding for MAKKVVAVIKLALNAGKANPAPPVGPALGQHGVNIMAFCKEYNARTQDKAGYVIPVEISVFEDRSFTFITKTPPASVLISKAAGIEKGAATSAKGSVGAISRAQLEEIARTKLPDLNTSSLESAQRIIEGTARNMGVAISD
- the rplA gene encoding 50S ribosomal protein L1, with protein sequence MPKISKRLSALHAQVEDRVYTPEEAVQLVKDTATAKFDETIEAHVRLGIDPKYTDQQLRTTVALPNGTGQNIRIAVIARGEKVAEAKAAGADLAGDDELVDAIAAGQMDFDLLIATPDMMPKVAKLGRVLGPRGLMPNPKAGTVATDLAGAIKEFKAGKLEFRADRTGIVHVRFGKASFSVEKLLENLKALQETIDRQKPSGAKGRYWKSLYLSSTMGPSVQVDVALLQEIKQES
- the rplJ gene encoding 50S ribosomal protein L10, with translation MGRTLESKQQIVEELKGLLGEADMALVLDYKGLTIKEMSDLRTRLQASNGICKVTKNTLIRRAIDGDAVWSELDSLLTGTNAFVLIKGDVGGAVKAVQSFQKDTKKSEVKGGLYEGKLLSQSDVQAIGELPSKEALLAQIAGAINAVAAKVAVGINEVPAGLARALKAHAESGDS
- the rplL gene encoding 50S ribosomal protein L7/L12, which produces MSPKTDTILESLKALSLLEASELVKQIEEAFGVSAAPSAGAVVVAAAAVAEPVEEQTEFDVILDGFDPAAKIKVLKAVREATGLGLGEAKALVEAAPTPIKEGIAKGDAETIKKAVEEVGGKVTIK
- a CDS encoding DUF3747 domain-containing protein codes for the protein MQRTYLAALGLGALLASGSALAPTPLAPLQAARAATLFESRPVEASRFVILAKPVARSDWSLIVLEQLQPAPACWQQRSDGLIDAALTRFDYTGICSRYIDSNGYSLRVNGVDLASRYRLLLRQRGQELQLLGSSPDNSNDLVLGRGSVQRRDRDGFVAMSLEPGWQLRRRVYGGQTLSHMYFASDGSLSQLSRPAETATALSPGRAGYGSGPISLRVIPFRP
- a CDS encoding ribonuclease H, with the translated sequence MATEAGRVVTASCDGACSGNPGPGGWGALLRFEDGTVREFGGWEPATTNNRMELTAALALLETLADLPRHPALAIRTDSRYLIDGFSKWMAGWKRKGWRTASGGAVLNRELWEALDRARLADVPFVHVKGHSGDPDNDRCDAIAVAYSRGGRPALAGSAPAAEGPPAPIEDLAPAPLQALLNRLELADRLARGGYGLSAVELAQLVEQPLAKVQDRQRSWRWRDWQVRPEAEGRWRLVREVADG
- a CDS encoding quinone-dependent dihydroorotate dehydrogenase gives rise to the protein MAEPMPLYRRWVGPLLARDGGADAEQLSVITLAALGQAALRRQWPIVAGSLAGLAAELQRRDPRLEQTLFGCRFANPVGLAAGFDKNGVAAAIWHVFGFGFAELGTVTWQAQAGNPRPRLFRLAAERAALNRMGFNNIGAEAVRRTLERQQLPPAGQRPAVLGINLGKSRATSLELAPDDYASTLELLSPLADYAVINVSSPNTPGLRELQEEVQLRRLVERLRRLPACPPLLVKIAPDLEDDAIDAIARLAYEEGLAGVIAVNTSLNRLGLEQRRLAQSGRSLAEEAGGLSGAPLRARALEVIRRLRATAGPSLPLIGVGGIDTPEAAWERITAGASLVQLYTGWIYQGPALVPAILEGLSAQLDRHGFREIGEAVGCGVPWR
- a CDS encoding PilN domain-containing protein, translated to MTRSPGSVDLLRQRRLELGLPERPAAPTDSSRLLLMGGLAGAALVLLSLLVWLGFRFRLQVLDTEVASLADVPVQVKALKGELEASIGRVIKLKAVNKGLVEGLLAVRSGSALLTQLSLINPAGIQLTNGDVQGNTLTLKGLAADPQAFRRINALQLQLANSPLFDASTAEVVKVSREKSPVQAQPGAAPATQVTFEMKVEFSPAAQSANLAELQRLGAEGMAQRLIVLRRAGVLP
- a CDS encoding type II secretion system protein GspD, whose product is MVLPSVQRYDPQVMDVVRVVVTVGSKRLFIWAAATALPVLQLGAPGGAALAQAVPLSVQSQPAAEGLVLKARRLSDSVEVMIEGTGPAPVLQQSNSGGLWFGQLATSQPLRLGAGSQRLALPEAGIESITLQGSGGSYQIQVKPMGGAPLARPLVSADGRNLILSFSANAQATTVSGRLDLNAPGRVPQSVFAPPLQPRAVAPPLGDMAVGSMVLRNRSFVNVSGPRVTLTLRNAPAKDALMALAQMGNYGFVFVDDAQAGGAPAPSRAVSIAFRNESYPRALNSVLLAAGLQGKLEGSMIVAGPNVSGKSFGSQISKIYRLNQASSASAANYLASLGATVTKVTTVTTAVAQGVDQANQVAGGSATSQTTTSSQQTVESYGAGSGPLRGLIGTTDSRLGTITLIGDSGVVAIAENYLRQLDLRQRQVALSVKILDVTLDNDATISNSFAFRYGNNFIVNDNGQMLGAFGRLLPPSTALGLSAFDAPRAFATAGAPPNPGLQYPRDNFFDFVNATITARSTKVLASPTLILSENQDEIKGGAEVSAALATAGGSSSSSSSSGSGLSGTTGGATIGRPRSNESYVTVGEQVITNYTVTTGTQGNGNSCEPEFGIAGLTFGARVSKIDDNGFVTFTLSPQISATTRQQNVAGCGLIDILSIRRLDTGSARVRDGQTLILTGVISDSDTQLVSKWPILGDIPLIGQFFRSSNGGRKKRELVILVTPKIINDTEGGTYGYGYNPSTKDARQFVGSQM